A genomic window from Halomonas sp. LR3S48 includes:
- a CDS encoding App1 family protein, whose translation MTGFVRRLLRIAARPMKRDRGQGGYIVHPYRGYGSRHEAFLMGRVFRQATLGEVIPRYGVLRDLADVIRRIFRHGLPQVDVKVSLGENATTVTTDRDGYFDVHMPLKEPLPSDTAWHHAELHVVLPGVEPVQSFTEVYIPPAEADLLVISDIDDTVMYTGVANKLRMLHRLFVKRAHQRMAFPGVAAFYQALHVGSSGKAKRPILYVSRGPWSIYEMLEEFFQLNRIPVGPILFLREWGISWRKPWPRRAEDHKYDMIQHMLSMRDELPCVLIGDSGQHDPEVYARIVHEYPERIRAVYIRRVERKPERERAIDRLRDEICHTGCDLVLADDSLTMAEHAFRQGLIGEEGMEKVRRESDR comes from the coding sequence ATGACGGGTTTCGTCAGGCGCCTGCTGCGTATTGCCGCCCGCCCGATGAAACGCGATCGGGGCCAAGGCGGCTATATCGTGCACCCTTATCGCGGTTACGGTTCCCGCCACGAAGCCTTCTTGATGGGGCGGGTATTCCGTCAGGCCACACTGGGCGAGGTGATTCCTCGCTATGGCGTGCTGCGCGACCTGGCCGACGTGATTCGCCGCATTTTCCGCCACGGCCTGCCCCAGGTGGACGTCAAGGTGAGCCTGGGCGAGAACGCCACGACCGTCACCACCGACCGCGACGGCTACTTCGACGTTCACATGCCCCTCAAGGAGCCCTTGCCGTCGGATACCGCCTGGCATCATGCCGAGCTGCATGTGGTATTGCCGGGTGTGGAACCGGTGCAGTCCTTTACCGAAGTGTACATACCGCCGGCCGAGGCCGACCTGCTGGTGATCAGCGACATCGACGATACGGTGATGTATACCGGCGTGGCCAACAAGCTGCGCATGCTGCACCGTCTGTTCGTCAAGCGGGCGCACCAGCGCATGGCCTTCCCCGGGGTGGCGGCGTTCTACCAGGCGCTGCATGTCGGCAGCAGCGGCAAGGCCAAGCGGCCGATCCTCTATGTTTCCCGTGGGCCCTGGAGCATCTACGAGATGCTCGAGGAGTTCTTCCAGCTCAACCGTATCCCCGTGGGCCCCATCCTTTTCTTGCGCGAGTGGGGTATTTCCTGGCGCAAGCCCTGGCCGCGCCGCGCCGAGGACCACAAGTACGACATGATCCAGCACATGTTGTCGATGCGCGACGAGCTGCCCTGCGTGCTGATCGGCGACAGCGGCCAGCACGATCCCGAGGTCTACGCGCGCATCGTGCACGAGTATCCCGAGCGTATTCGAGCAGTGTATATCCGCCGGGTCGAGCGCAAGCCCGAGCGTGAACGCGCCATCGATAGGCTGCGTGACGAGATTTGCCACACCGGCTGCGACCTGGTGCTGGCCGACGACAGCCTGACAATGGCGGAGCATGCCTTTCGTCAGGGGCTGATTGGCGAAGAGGGCATGGAGAAGGTGCGCCGGGAATCGGATCGATAG